In one window of Candidatus Omnitrophota bacterium DNA:
- a CDS encoding DUF1957 domain-containing protein has translation MNGNFVLVLHSHLPYVLQHGRWPHGSDWLCEVAVGAYLPILDMLEQLIAEGVSPNITLNITPILLEQLASPLFKAELDDYLSNRIETCRDNEHDFTSRGQVDLARAAQYWSKRLDRVREIWNTLDKDIVGAFGRLSDAGHLEIITSAATHAYLPLLSRDASIRLQFR, from the coding sequence ATGAACGGCAACTTCGTACTGGTACTGCACAGCCATTTACCTTATGTCCTGCAGCACGGCCGCTGGCCTCACGGGAGCGACTGGCTTTGCGAGGTTGCGGTCGGCGCCTATCTACCCATTCTGGATATGCTGGAACAGCTTATCGCAGAAGGAGTTAGCCCCAATATTACCCTGAATATCACTCCGATTCTTCTGGAGCAGCTGGCCTCGCCCCTGTTTAAGGCCGAGCTCGACGACTATTTGTCCAACCGGATCGAAACCTGCAGGGATAATGAGCACGATTTTACGAGCCGGGGCCAGGTTGATCTGGCCAGGGCGGCTCAATACTGGTCCAAGCGCTTGGACCGGGTCCGGGAGATATGGAATACCCTGGACAAGGATATTGTCGGGGCCTTTGGCCGGCTCTCTGATGCCGGACATCTGGAAATCATTACCAGTGCGGCTACCCATGCCTATCTGCCGCTGCTGAGCAGGGATGCCAGCATTCGGCTCCAGTTCCGTT
- a CDS encoding ketoacyl-ACP synthase III, giving the protein MHARIRATGHYVPPKILTNADLEKLMDTTDAWIVERTGIRERHVVEPGVGPADLALEATKQALEEAGWQPQDIEFIIFATLSPEMPAPGSACLLQEKLGIAPVGALDIRTQCSGFVYGLSIADAFIRSGMYRRVLLVASEVQSPFLDMSTRGRDTAVLFGDGAGVALLEAAEEPGVLSTHLHADGRYARELCIQSPSSLDHPPICPERMQQGKHYPYMNGREVFKTAVATFPKAVKEALAHNGHGLEDLDLLILHQANARIVEAVARFLRLPPGKMFNNIEKYGNTTAASIPIALDEARKAGRVRDGALVCLAAFGAGFTWGSALIRC; this is encoded by the coding sequence GTGCACGCAAGAATCCGCGCTACAGGCCATTATGTTCCTCCGAAAATCCTCACTAACGCCGACCTGGAAAAACTCATGGACACGACAGATGCTTGGATTGTGGAGCGCACGGGCATCCGCGAACGCCATGTGGTGGAGCCTGGGGTGGGACCTGCCGACTTAGCGCTTGAGGCCACGAAACAGGCCCTTGAGGAAGCGGGCTGGCAGCCTCAGGACATTGAATTCATTATATTTGCTACCCTAAGCCCGGAAATGCCTGCCCCGGGCTCTGCGTGCCTCTTGCAGGAGAAGTTGGGAATTGCCCCGGTTGGGGCCTTGGATATCCGCACTCAATGTTCGGGATTCGTGTACGGTCTGTCTATTGCAGATGCTTTCATTCGTAGCGGCATGTATCGCCGTGTTCTTTTGGTCGCTTCTGAAGTTCAATCGCCCTTCTTGGATATGAGTACCCGCGGTCGAGACACAGCCGTGCTCTTCGGAGATGGCGCGGGCGTCGCACTCCTTGAAGCTGCCGAGGAACCGGGCGTGCTTTCGACACACTTGCATGCAGACGGGCGTTATGCCCGCGAGCTGTGTATCCAGTCCCCCTCGAGTTTGGACCATCCTCCCATATGCCCTGAGCGTATGCAACAAGGCAAACACTACCCCTACATGAACGGCCGGGAGGTCTTCAAGACTGCGGTGGCCACCTTTCCCAAGGCTGTCAAAGAGGCCCTGGCTCACAATGGTCATGGTTTGGAGGATCTGGATTTGCTGATTCTCCACCAGGCCAATGCCCGGATTGTTGAGGCTGTCGCCCGGTTTCTGCGCCTGCCGCCCGGGAAGATGTTCAACAATATTGAGAAGTATGGGAACACAACGGCTGCCTCCATTCCCATTGCCTTGGATGAGGCGCGCAAGGCCGGCCGGGTCCGGGACGGGGCTCTTGTCTGCCTGGCTGCTTTTGGCGCGGGTTTTACCTGGGGCTCCGCCCTTATTCGCTGCTAG
- the greA gene encoding transcription elongation factor GreA yields MAQRFLSREGLQKLQNELQELKSKRVETSRIIETARHHGDLRENAEFHAAKEDQGRLETRIAQLESTIAEARILDEEDIDSDKILLGCTVVLKDLKKGRQVTYSIVDPEEMDIAQGKISVASPIAKGLLGHKVGEKVKVSIPAGDLEYQVEEISR; encoded by the coding sequence ATGGCACAAAGATTCTTATCCCGCGAAGGCCTGCAGAAGCTCCAGAATGAACTGCAGGAACTCAAATCCAAGCGCGTTGAAACCTCCCGTATTATCGAGACTGCCCGTCATCACGGAGATCTGCGGGAGAACGCTGAGTTCCATGCGGCCAAAGAGGACCAGGGGCGGCTTGAAACCCGTATTGCTCAATTGGAAAGCACCATCGCCGAAGCGCGAATTCTGGACGAGGAAGACATTGATTCCGATAAGATTCTTCTGGGCTGCACGGTCGTGCTCAAGGACCTAAAAAAAGGCAGACAGGTTACCTATTCCATTGTGGATCCTGAGGAGATGGATATTGCGCAGGGCAAGATCTCGGTGGCTTCGCCCATTGCCAAAGGGCTTTTGGGGCATAAAGTGGGCGAAAAGGTCAAGGTCAGTATTCCCGCCGGGGATCTGGAGTACCAAGTCGAAGAGATCAGTCGTTGA
- a CDS encoding MEDS domain-containing protein produces the protein MDHTPLKNDQMHGCLVYDNQEQFLERTIAYVRDGIESGDKVVFMLGDIDSKEWIRAYDHVAHGLDEALNSGQLLLPTLEQMEKILGKVTPGVVIDRWRQMIIEALKEGYEGFRGGGDASWLKNYFNADDGIMYELGVSELFDEFPIMGLCCYKRDQFPKMYLDLLCSKHVHPWQPVLPQWIS, from the coding sequence ATGGACCACACTCCGCTTAAAAACGATCAAATGCATGGATGCCTTGTGTACGATAACCAGGAGCAATTCTTGGAGCGCACAATTGCTTACGTGCGCGATGGGATCGAGTCCGGGGACAAGGTGGTCTTTATGCTCGGGGACATTGATTCCAAGGAGTGGATCCGCGCCTATGACCACGTGGCGCATGGTTTGGATGAGGCCCTCAACAGCGGTCAGTTGCTTTTGCCCACTCTTGAGCAGATGGAAAAAATCCTTGGCAAGGTCACTCCCGGCGTTGTCATCGACCGATGGCGTCAGATGATTATTGAGGCCCTGAAAGAGGGTTACGAGGGCTTTCGCGGCGGTGGGGATGCCTCCTGGTTGAAGAATTATTTCAATGCGGATGACGGAATTATGTACGAGCTTGGCGTGTCCGAGCTCTTTGATGAATTCCCTATCATGGGCTTGTGCTGCTACAAGCGAGACCAGTTCCCCAAGATGTACCTCGACCTCCTTTGCTCCAAGCATGTCCATCCTTGGCAGCCTGTCCTTCCCCAGTGGATCTCCTGA
- a CDS encoding 4-hydroxy-3-methylbut-2-enyl diphosphate reductase, with product MSVQTVILASPRGFCAGVERAIEIVERALARHDRPVYVRKEIVHNQLVIKWLCEKGANFVDELDQVPDGALAIFSAHGVSPAVRETARARHLHVIDATCPLVTKVHNEAKRYAREGYTLLLVGHSGHEEVEGTMGEAPQHTILIQNEDDARFINVPNPERVAVITQTTLSIDDTQAIVGILKERFPALVVPKKDDICYATQNRQNAVKLMAQRAQLVLVVGSKNSSNSIRLTEVAKSLGCESYLINDAGEVDPSWFEKVECVGVTSGASAPEQPVQELLDYLKKMGARKIEILEYVKEDVDFAIPAELQ from the coding sequence ATGTCCGTCCAAACAGTCATCCTTGCATCCCCCAGAGGTTTTTGCGCGGGCGTGGAACGGGCCATCGAGATTGTCGAACGGGCCCTGGCACGCCACGACCGGCCGGTCTATGTGCGTAAAGAGATCGTACATAACCAACTTGTGATCAAGTGGTTGTGCGAAAAAGGGGCCAATTTTGTGGACGAGTTGGACCAGGTCCCTGACGGAGCTCTGGCCATATTCAGTGCGCACGGAGTTTCCCCGGCAGTGCGCGAAACCGCCCGGGCCCGGCACCTGCACGTGATTGATGCGACCTGCCCGCTGGTGACCAAGGTGCACAATGAGGCCAAACGCTACGCGCGGGAGGGCTACACCCTTCTTTTGGTCGGGCATTCGGGTCATGAAGAGGTGGAAGGCACCATGGGCGAGGCCCCGCAGCATACGATCCTCATTCAAAATGAGGATGATGCCCGCTTCATTAATGTGCCCAACCCAGAGCGGGTGGCCGTGATCACTCAGACAACCCTGAGCATCGATGACACCCAAGCGATTGTGGGGATCCTCAAGGAGCGCTTCCCCGCGTTGGTTGTCCCCAAGAAGGACGATATTTGTTATGCCACACAGAACCGGCAGAATGCGGTCAAGCTCATGGCTCAAAGAGCGCAGCTTGTCCTGGTGGTCGGCTCTAAAAACAGTTCCAATTCCATCCGCCTTACCGAGGTGGCCAAGAGTTTGGGTTGTGAATCCTATCTCATCAACGATGCCGGCGAGGTGGACCCCAGCTGGTTCGAGAAGGTGGAGTGTGTGGGCGTGACCTCAGGGGCCTCGGCGCCCGAACAACCCGTTCAAGAATTGCTGGATTATCTGAAGAAGATGGGTGCCCGGAAGATCGAAATTCTGGAGTACGTGAAGGAAGACGTCGACTTTGCCATACCTGCGGAGCTTCAATGA
- a CDS encoding adenylate/guanylate cyclase domain-containing protein, translated as MSIRPRPVRVSREHRYPNLSVAEVWRLLADTESFHRRTSLPPMIFSPLAYNNTGYYRTASLKIFQGIRVRWTELPYEWVGHQRFSLMRSFESTPFESMITGVEIRPGNPGTVVRAFTQVAPRISLAWPLAHFAGICHADLVHSYCRKISRIQLQRARGLQEQENPDVQVREKKLNEAMGLMLSAPLERSLLEPLRELLLNGNDDEVLHIRAADLAMRWSADRTQVLQMLLYAAKAGVLDLDWRVLCPVCRVPKAGAGQMRFLPSRVRCDVCAKEYETELGEAVELTFTVNSQVRKIPEQRFSVGGPLETPHILIQQYLKPGESRHLRLNLDEGPYQARVLRLNDLCAVNAVPDRYEGSEDHLSLRYTAQGWKGKETRYSPGKVVLELRNESRRDIVVVLEQTQWSGNVSTAFEVATLQEFRDLFPSEILPPRRRVQAQALTVMFTDLGPSTRLYEDMGEEEAYSLVRSQVEILRKIVQQNRGTLVKTMGDATLSVFMEPAKAVAAAFGIRTALQSELGSVLAGTGAGLRVGLCSGPASLVNAEGRIDYFGRTVNLAARIRDCAGVWEILMPREMAQDLDVEEVLSGMSASMADHTLSLESLGSELRLIRLPVRGHNRVGSTDTIVSPKIGIVSPD; from the coding sequence TTGAGTATCAGACCTAGGCCTGTTCGCGTATCGCGGGAACATCGCTATCCGAATCTTTCGGTTGCCGAAGTTTGGCGGCTGCTGGCCGATACCGAGTCCTTCCACCGCCGCACCAGTTTGCCTCCGATGATTTTCAGTCCCTTGGCTTACAACAATACAGGCTACTACCGCACCGCTTCGCTCAAAATCTTTCAAGGCATCCGGGTTCGGTGGACCGAATTGCCTTATGAATGGGTGGGCCATCAACGTTTCAGTCTGATGCGCAGTTTTGAAAGCACTCCTTTTGAATCCATGATTACAGGTGTGGAGATTCGCCCGGGCAATCCCGGCACTGTAGTGCGCGCCTTTACCCAGGTGGCTCCGCGCATTTCGCTGGCATGGCCCCTGGCACATTTTGCGGGCATCTGTCATGCGGATTTGGTTCACAGTTATTGCAGGAAGATCTCCCGCATCCAACTGCAGAGAGCCCGCGGTTTGCAGGAACAGGAGAACCCTGACGTCCAAGTGCGCGAGAAGAAACTCAACGAGGCCATGGGGCTCATGCTTTCCGCGCCTTTGGAGCGAAGCCTTCTGGAACCTTTGCGGGAGCTGCTCTTGAACGGCAATGATGACGAGGTCCTGCATATTCGAGCGGCGGATTTGGCCATGCGTTGGTCTGCAGACCGCACACAAGTGCTTCAGATGTTGCTTTATGCGGCCAAGGCCGGGGTCTTGGACTTGGACTGGCGGGTTCTCTGTCCGGTATGCCGTGTGCCCAAAGCCGGTGCGGGGCAGATGCGTTTTTTGCCCAGCCGTGTGCGTTGTGATGTATGCGCCAAGGAATATGAGACGGAGCTCGGGGAGGCTGTGGAGCTCACGTTCACGGTGAATTCTCAGGTCCGCAAGATTCCGGAGCAGCGTTTTTCTGTGGGAGGTCCGTTGGAAACGCCGCACATTTTGATTCAGCAATATCTCAAACCCGGAGAGAGCCGGCATCTGCGCCTGAATTTGGATGAGGGACCGTATCAAGCGAGGGTTCTGCGACTTAATGATCTTTGCGCGGTCAATGCTGTGCCCGATCGCTATGAAGGCTCCGAAGATCACTTGAGCTTGCGTTACACGGCCCAGGGTTGGAAGGGCAAAGAAACGCGCTATTCTCCGGGAAAGGTTGTGCTGGAACTCCGCAACGAGAGCCGGCGGGATATCGTGGTGGTTCTGGAGCAGACCCAGTGGTCCGGGAATGTGAGTACTGCCTTTGAAGTGGCCACTTTGCAGGAATTCCGGGATCTCTTCCCTTCGGAAATTTTGCCGCCCCGCCGGCGGGTGCAGGCCCAGGCCTTGACCGTGATGTTTACGGATCTCGGTCCTTCCACCCGGCTCTATGAGGATATGGGCGAGGAAGAGGCCTACAGTCTGGTGCGCAGTCAAGTGGAGATTTTGCGCAAGATTGTTCAGCAGAACAGGGGGACCTTGGTTAAGACCATGGGGGATGCCACGCTCTCGGTGTTTATGGAACCTGCCAAAGCAGTCGCCGCGGCCTTTGGGATTCGAACGGCCTTGCAGAGTGAGCTCGGGTCTGTGCTTGCGGGAACGGGCGCGGGTTTGCGGGTGGGCCTATGTTCGGGCCCGGCCTCTTTGGTGAATGCCGAAGGACGTATCGATTATTTTGGCCGCACCGTGAACCTTGCAGCGCGCATCCGCGATTGTGCCGGGGTTTGGGAGATCCTCATGCCCCGGGAGATGGCCCAAGATCTTGATGTGGAGGAAGTCCTCTCCGGAATGAGTGCGTCCATGGCAGATCATACCCTTAGTCTTGAGAGCTTGGGCTCAGAGCTCCGGCTTATTCGTCTCCCGGTCCGGGGACACAATAGAGTCGGTTCCACCGACACAATTGTGTCCCCGAAAATAGGTATTGTTTCCCCGGACTGA
- a CDS encoding NAD(P)H-binding protein — MAGATGLLGRPVAQRLLSDGFEVRVLARDPAKARRFFSQQYEVVAGDVEDPASLVQAMTGCEGLHISLAGYGPEMTYRIEHLGTANLVEAAVANGLRRITYLSGATVCAQNRWYPNINAKLKAEAAIEASGIPFTIFRATWFMESLPKFVQGNRALIPGAQAHPRHWVAAGDYARMLSRAYGTAAVANKRLYVFGPQAHTMFEAVSQYCRWLRPDIKTMHVPLWLGEVRAFAKQDSLLRAQIATMRYFNQSPEQGNPAEANALLGVPEINLEQWCRTYGSQKREESVEYQT; from the coding sequence GTGGCGGGTGCAACAGGATTGTTGGGACGGCCGGTTGCGCAGCGACTTCTCTCAGATGGTTTTGAGGTGCGGGTGCTTGCCCGGGATCCGGCCAAGGCCCGCCGGTTTTTTTCGCAGCAATACGAGGTGGTTGCCGGGGATGTCGAGGATCCGGCTTCTTTAGTCCAGGCCATGACGGGTTGTGAGGGCTTGCACATTAGCCTTGCGGGCTACGGGCCGGAGATGACCTACCGTATCGAGCATTTGGGTACGGCCAATTTGGTGGAGGCTGCTGTTGCGAATGGGCTGCGGCGCATAACCTACCTCTCGGGCGCCACGGTTTGCGCCCAAAATCGCTGGTATCCTAACATCAATGCAAAACTCAAGGCTGAGGCGGCCATCGAGGCCTCGGGCATTCCCTTTACGATTTTCCGCGCGACCTGGTTTATGGAATCCCTTCCCAAGTTTGTTCAGGGCAATCGCGCCTTGATTCCCGGCGCTCAGGCGCACCCGCGCCACTGGGTGGCGGCCGGGGACTATGCGCGAATGCTCAGCCGCGCATACGGCACTGCGGCTGTTGCGAATAAGCGACTGTATGTTTTTGGCCCGCAAGCGCATACAATGTTTGAGGCAGTGTCCCAGTATTGCCGGTGGCTGAGACCGGATATCAAGACAATGCATGTTCCCTTGTGGCTTGGCGAGGTCAGGGCCTTTGCAAAGCAGGACTCTTTGCTGAGGGCGCAGATCGCTACGATGCGCTATTTCAATCAAAGTCCTGAACAAGGGAATCCGGCTGAGGCCAATGCCTTGCTTGGGGTTCCGGAGATCAATCTGGAACAGTGGTGCCGCACCTACGGATCTCAAAAACGCGAGGAATCTGTTGAGTATCAGACCTAG
- a CDS encoding methyltransferase: MTLPQRIKKSLIRKLLPIPFESRHAEYSAISCADDADSQASDRLFNIALQSIEAAKKISLDSLAGRRDCNPELLNLWPGEHYRLLAGITRVLQPKCVVEIGTASGISALAMKQTLPKGARIVTFDIIPWALAPEISLEKKDFEDGSLLQYTDDLTQPEDFAKHQELLAQADLIFLDAAKDGVMEQRFLDLMGTLTPKTQPLLVLDDIRVWNMLRIWKDIRRPKLDLSSFGHWTGTGLVDWS; the protein is encoded by the coding sequence ATGACTTTGCCCCAGCGAATAAAAAAATCCCTTATCCGTAAACTTCTGCCGATTCCCTTTGAGTCCCGTCACGCGGAATACTCCGCCATTTCCTGCGCGGATGACGCTGATTCCCAAGCTTCGGACCGGCTCTTTAATATCGCCCTTCAATCCATTGAGGCTGCGAAGAAGATTTCTCTGGATTCCCTCGCCGGGCGCCGGGACTGCAATCCCGAACTTCTGAATTTGTGGCCGGGCGAGCACTACCGCCTTCTTGCCGGAATCACACGTGTGCTTCAACCCAAATGTGTGGTGGAGATCGGTACCGCGAGCGGCATCTCCGCCCTGGCCATGAAGCAAACGCTGCCCAAGGGGGCCCGGATCGTCACGTTTGATATCATCCCCTGGGCCCTGGCTCCTGAGATATCTCTGGAAAAGAAAGACTTTGAGGACGGCTCTTTGCTTCAATACACCGACGACCTCACGCAGCCGGAGGATTTTGCCAAACATCAAGAGCTCCTGGCCCAAGCCGACCTCATCTTTCTGGACGCTGCCAAAGATGGTGTCATGGAACAACGTTTTCTGGATCTAATGGGGACCCTTACCCCCAAGACACAGCCCCTGCTGGTCCTGGATGATATTAGAGTGTGGAATATGTTAAGAATTTGGAAGGACATTCGCAGACCCAAGCTGGACCTGAGTTCCTTCGGCCATTGGACAGGCACCGGCTTAGTCGATTGGAGCTAG
- a CDS encoding class I SAM-dependent methyltransferase gives MEQQVIELFEQLRKDLRIDPCPMDTDRLLSVAKELEDYYGKPFSEVAAGPIQQLCTEDEEIHKTLEVSPTESQVTGYYSTTSRYVFGNLYLEGASFRTQARHFLIQASRKFRVKRALDFGGGSGDLCVALRKAGLECDYLDVPGPTLDFAKWRFQSKGLDVRTYTNEETLPAGHYDAVYATDVFEHLWDLGGAIAKIAAAIKEGGVLISYSTFTHEGAHLEKNLQYADVPIFNRMLAGHGLRFLGQLKESRWSRLGSRLGLWNQPKSLRLSFREKHGGNYLVHRKTTN, from the coding sequence ATGGAACAACAAGTCATCGAACTGTTCGAGCAGTTGCGCAAGGATCTGCGCATTGACCCCTGTCCCATGGATACAGACCGGCTGCTGTCCGTGGCTAAGGAATTGGAAGACTACTATGGAAAGCCTTTTTCCGAAGTGGCGGCCGGTCCCATCCAGCAGCTCTGCACCGAAGACGAAGAGATCCACAAGACCCTGGAAGTCTCTCCTACCGAAAGCCAGGTGACGGGCTACTACTCAACCACTTCCCGCTATGTTTTCGGGAATCTCTATTTGGAGGGGGCTTCATTCCGGACCCAAGCAAGGCATTTTCTGATTCAAGCCAGCCGTAAGTTCCGGGTGAAGCGTGCCTTGGATTTTGGAGGGGGTTCCGGAGATCTGTGCGTGGCCCTTCGAAAAGCCGGATTGGAGTGCGATTATTTGGATGTGCCCGGACCCACGCTCGACTTCGCCAAGTGGCGTTTCCAAAGCAAGGGCCTAGACGTGCGCACCTATACCAACGAGGAAACCCTGCCCGCCGGACACTACGACGCTGTCTACGCCACCGATGTCTTTGAGCACCTTTGGGATCTCGGAGGCGCCATCGCCAAGATCGCGGCCGCCATAAAAGAAGGTGGAGTGCTCATCAGCTACTCCACCTTTACGCATGAGGGCGCTCACTTGGAAAAGAACCTTCAGTACGCGGATGTGCCAATTTTCAACCGCATGCTGGCCGGCCACGGACTCCGATTCCTCGGGCAACTCAAAGAGAGCCGCTGGTCACGCCTCGGCAGCCGCCTCGGGCTCTGGAACCAACCCAAATCGCTTCGCCTCTCGTTCAGAGAAAAGCACG